ATAACATTTATGCCATAGACCGTAGCGGGAATCGATCTGTGCCTCTAAATAATAACTATACCTACAAAACTCCAATTCAAAGCATATATTCTCGCCCCAATCCTATACGCTCCAAAAGCCAAGCTTATCTGGATTGGTATATTGATGATTGGCAAGAAGATACGCTTACATTGAGCATTTACTCCATTAGGGGACAACGTGTTCTGAGGCATGTTTTTGCTAATACGTTAAAATATGCTGGCAGCCTTGTACTGAGCGATATTCCTGGCTTTGCATCTCTAAATGCTGGTGTTTACATAATTGAGTTGAAGTCAAATGGAAAAAGCATGAAATGCAAGCTAACTATACTTTAGATAGATGCTAGATTAAGGCTAGTGGATAACATGTGCATAAGTACCAAAGCTATATTTACTCAATATCCTATATCTATGATAAACAGATACTTATGCCTTGACACTTATCCACGATACCATGTGCATAAGTCTGTAGATTACTGATAAGTAAGGAGCTATACCATGCCCCAAATTGAAAGAATTTCAAAGGCAAAAATTGCGGAACTAGCAAAGCTTAAGCACAAAAAATATCGGACTGAATATAAACGGGTGGTCGTGGAAGGGTTCCGTTTAATAAAACAACTAAACGAATTTGGGATAAAACCACTGGAGCTATATTCAACGTCTTTAGAGTCTCACCCAGATTTATGCTCTAAACAAAGTCTTTGCCGCCCTCAGGATTTAAAGCGTATATGTAATAGTGATCATCCTGCTGATCTTGCCGCTCTATATCCAACTCCTGCCACAAGTTCCAAACCCTTCAAACGTGCCTTGTACCTAGATTGTGTTTCCGATCCAGGAAATCTAGGCACAATATTTCGTGCAGTTTCTACATTTGGCATAAATGCTGTTCTGTTATCAAAAGATAGCTGCGAAATAGCCAATCCCAAGGTAATACGCGCTTCCATGGGGGCAGTATATACTACTAACTGGCAATATCTCGATTACGCAGAACTACTAAATTTTCAGTGTCGGAAAGTAGTTTTAGATATGCAAGGCAAAACAGCTTTACCCCAATATTGCCCTACACCAGAACCAGAAATATACATCTTCGGTAGCGAAGCACATGGAATTAGTGACCTATTAAAGGCAAATGCCGACGAATCCATCTTCATACCCATGCAGGGCAAAATGGAATCTTTAAACCTTGCCATGAGTGTTGCAATACTATGCTATCATCTTTTTACAAAAAGACTTTAGGCTTTTAACTTGGCTATTGTGTCATCGCAAAGCTCGTTACTAAGTGCTTGAGATTCGCTTTCCACATATACTCTAATAATGGGTTCTGTGCCAGATTTGCGGATGTGAATCCAATGCTTGTCCTTCACGCCTTTTATGCCATCCTGGTCGTCAATCTCGTATCCGGCAAGTATCTGTGGAACTCTTGCCATAGCAGCATCCATCATTGCAGCCGAGAGTTCGATTTTATTCTTGGCAAAGTAGTATTTGGGTAAATCGGCAACGAGTTCGGAAACTTTTTTCCCACTTTCACATAATAGCCCCAAAACAAGTGCCATCCCTGCCGGAGCATCACGAGTATAATGAACTTCAGGACAAATGATCCCCCCGTTCCCCTCTCCTCCAATGGCTGCACCTATTTCTTGCATCTTTTTACCTACATTTATCTCCCCTACTTTAGTGCGGTATACTCTCACATTATACTTAGCCGCCATATCATCACTCAACATTGAGGTAGAAAGATTAACTACAATATCTCCGTGTTTTTTGGGCAGAACAAAGCTCTGCGCTAAAACAACGCTCAATTCTTCCCCTATGCAATTCCCATTTTCATCAACGATAGAGAGCCTATCTACATCGGGATCGGTAGCAAAGCCAAGGTCAGCATTGTGTATTTTTACCGCTTCTTCTAGCTGATGTAGGTTATGATTTAAAGGTTCGGCAGGATGAGCAAACAGACCTGTGGGTTCGCTGTTTATTCCTATCACAGTACAACCCAAAGCTTCAAGCAACAAAGGAGATATTAAGCCACCAGCTCCATTCACTGAATCGAGAACTACTTTTAACTTGCGCTCGCGAATGAGTTCTAAATTTAAATATGGTATCTTAAGGATTTTTTCTATATGTCTTGTGGTGGCATTCTTATCCACACTCAGCGAACCTACAGCTCTCCAATCCACCCAAATAGGCTTCTCTTCCACCGAATCTAAGAAAGCCGCTGCTTTCGGAGGAGCTAAAAACATGCCATCTTTGTCTATAAACTTCATAGCGTTCCACTCTGGAGGATTATGTGAGGCAGTAATTGCAATACCACCAATGGCATCGCTTTCTTCAACAGCCAAAAGTACGGTAGGGGTGGATACAATACCCAAATCTGTTACATCTAAACCCATGCTGATAATAGTGGCAATGATATTATGCAGCATCGCCTTACCTGTTGTTCTACTATCGCGCCCAACTATTATTCTTCCCTTATGGTAGGCTTGTTTTTGGATCTTTACAAAACTTGCAATGTATTTTTGCACGATGGGAGGAGTAAGTGTTTCGCCATAAATTCCCCTAACACCACTAACGCTAGTCATTAGTTTGCTCATATTATCTCCTTTGTTAAGAAAAGGATGCGAAAACCCAAAAGTTCCCGCATCCATTATTTTGGCTTAGCGCCAGATTATATTCTATTATAAGCCATATTCAGCTCTGCGATCTTCGATCTTGGCTGCTTCACGAGTCTGTTGATACCAGCGTGAAAAAGCCATGTTTTCTAGTTTTTCACGTAATTCATCTTGTTTCTCTGTATCTTTTTCAAAAGCTTCCATATCCGGTTTAGTACGGCTTGTTGCCAAAATTATGTAACTGCCCTTGGGATCATGGATAACGGGAGTCATCTCACCTTCTTCCAGTTTTAGCGCTTCATCGGCAAAGATCTGCGAAACACCTATACCAGGTGCGCTATTACCCCGCTTGAATTTATTGAGATCAAATACTTTCCAGCCTTCTTCTTCAGCTTTGTCAAAATACTGGTCTGGGCTATATTTTGCAGCGAATTCATCTGCTTTTACTTTTGCTTGAGCTATCTTTTCGGTTTTTTCCAATTCGTATCTGATGCGTGCCCGAACTTTTTCAAAATCCTCGTAGTAACTTTTTACGTTTTCGGTAATCTTCCCCACTATCAAGCGTCCTTGTTGATCTTTTAGTAGCTCACTTACCTTACCGGTTTTGGCTTTACTCATCCAGGCAATCAACTGAGGATGTTGACCTATTCCAGCAATGTATTGTGCATCATGAGCAACCCAATCGCTATCCATAGCTTCTATTTCCATGGCTTTAGCTACTTCTTCGGGATTCTTTTTCTTAAGCATTTCCTGAGCTTCCATGGCTCTGTTTTCTATATTAGCTTTAGTCTCTTCGCTTGCTTCTATGCTGATCAGAATATGACTCGCTTCAATTTGAGGCTTGTCGGCAGAGGTACTTACAATACGATCGAGCCGGATAATGTGCCAGCCAAAATCTGATTTCACGGGATTGGATATCTCCCCTTCTTTCAAGGCGAAAGCAGCTTCTTCAAATTCGGGAACCATTTGTCCCTTGCCAAAAACGCCTAAGGAGCCTCCATTTTGCCCGGAACCTGGATCTGTGGAGTAATCCATGGCTAATTGGGCAAAATCTTCACCGGCTTTTGCTCTTGCCGCTATTTGATTGGCCGTTTTTTGAGCTTCTTCGATATCCGCTTTTGAAGGGCTGTCATCAAATATAAAGTATTTCATGCGCGAAGCAGGTCCCTTTTTATATTCTTCTTCTTTTTTCTCGTCATAATACTTTTTGATCTCTTCATCCGATGCTTTTACGTCGGTTATCGTATTGTAATCGAAGAAGATCATGCGCCCGTCTACAATATCATTATCTTTCATGTAATCTGCTTTCAAACTATCTATAGTGATTCCGGCTTCCGCTTTTATTTTATCTTGTAAACGTTTACGGGGCAGATAACTTTTGTAATAATCTTCCAAAACCAAAAAGAAATTGGGGTCGTTCTTCAGAGCTCCCAAATACTTTGTATTATCAAATCTACCATTGGTTTGCAGAGATGGGTTTTGCATCAACTCCTGAGGTGGATTATTCTGCATCTCGGTAAGTATTTCTTCTTCTTTTATCTTGATTTTATGCTTCTTGATCTGTTGGTCCCAGATTATCTCGTCCACCAATTCTTGCCAAGCTTGGTTTTCAAGGTTACGCCGGGTGTTATCATCTACTGCTTGGTTGGGATTGCTTTCCGTATGTCGGGCATAAACTTCCTGAATTTTAGCCTGATACATCTCAAAGCTGATTTTTGTCCCAGCTACTTTACCCACATAAGGCTTCGGCGTAAAAATCTCTACCACACCTATGGCTCCCATCCCTAGGATGAAGATAATAGCCACAAAGTAGATTATGACCTTCTGTTTCTTTCTCAAGTTTTCGAGCATTCTATCCTCCACAATGGATCGTAATTTTCTTTAGAGAGCCAATTTTCTAGAATTCACTTTTTATACAAGGTTTTTTTTGCTCTGATCTCTTTTTAAGGGGATAAAGCTATACATATTGTACGCATATCTTTATGATACATAATAAGATGCACCGATCACAGAAAAGTGTTCTACAATTAATGCTTGACAATTAGTGGCTTCTTCAAAATTTTGGGCGAACATAATCGCTCAGTTTTGGGGCATTAGCTCAGCTGGGAGAGCGCATGACTGGCAGTCATGAGGTCAGCGGTTCGATCCCGCTATGCTCCACCAAATACATAAGCGACCTGGTTCTTCAATCGGGTCGTTTTTTTATTGAAGTGAACTAACAGGATAATGGCTAAGATTTTTTCCTTGACCTGTGTGGCATTTTTATAGTCTGACCCTTATGTGTTTTTATTTAAAGACTTAAGTATATAAATCAATGAGGTAATACAGTGAGTAAAACAGATTTGATCAACAAAATTAGCAAACAAGCAAAAGTGGCGAGACAGGCGATTTTATATATGACTACTCTAGCCGGTAGCGGTCATCCTGGCGGTTCTATGTCCAGCATAGATATTATGCTTTGTATTTACAATACAATGCGCCACAATCCAGATTTCCCCGCTTGGGAAGAACGGGATAAGATGGTCGTTTCTATCGGACACATCTCCCCTGCCGTGTACAGTTGTTTGGGCATAATGGGATACTTCCCTTTGGAGAATGCTATCGCGAATTTCCGTCAGTTTGGCAGCATCTTTGAAGGTCATATAGAACGCGATGTTCCAGGAGTTGAATGGAGTTCGGGAAATCTGGGGCAAGGACTCTCTGCCGCTACAGGTTTTGCTATTGCCTCCAAAATAAAAAAACTGGGAAGCAGTGTTTTTGTTATGATGGGCGATGGAGAACAGCAAAAAGGGCAGCTTAGTGAAGCGCGTCGTTTTGCAGCTAAATATAAGCTAAATAACCTTACGGCAGTTGTAGATTATAATCAATTGCAAATTTCGGGATCTATCCACGATGTTATGCCCCAGAATATTAGGAAGAATTGGGAATCGGACGGATGGCAAGTTATGGAAGTAAATGGGCACGATATTTCCTTGATATTGCAAACTTTAGAAGACGCCCGCAATATCGATAAACCGGTAATGATTCTTGCCCATACCGTGATGGGTAAGGGTGTTGGCTTTATGGAAAATAAAGCAAAGTATCACGGCTCAACCTTATCCATAGAACAGTGCGCAGAAGCTCTTGCCGAACTTGGCGTAGCTAACGAATTAGACAAATATCAAAGCATACGTAACTCATTTAAGATAGTTGAACACCAGCCCAAACTTGATTTTCACCCAAATCTGGAACTTAAGCCGGGAAAGCCGATTCTTTACAGCTCCGAGAGTGATTGCCGCAGTGCTTGGGGTAAGGCTATTGCCGATTTGGGTAAGCTCAACGAAACAAGTGAAAACCCAATTGTGATTGTTGATTGCGACCTTGCCAGTAGCGTTAAAACAGCAGACTTTCGAGATGCTATACCCCAACGTTTCCTGCAATCTGGAATAATGGAACACCACGCCGCCGTAATGAGTGGCGCTATCTCTACTATGGGTATCCAGTGTTTTTGGTCCGATTTCGGTGTGTTTGGCATTGATGAAACCTACAATATGCAGCGCCTGAACGACATCAATCATGCAAATCTTAAAACTGTGGTTACTCATGTAGGCATAGATGTGGGTGAAGATGGCAAAACCCATCAATGCATTGACTATATCGCCCAGGCTCGAAATCTGTTCGATACAAAAATAATATGCCCTGCCGATGCTAATCAGACCGATCGTATTATTCGGTGGCTAATAGATAAACCCGGAAACTACATGGTGGCAATGGGACGCTCGAAGCTGCCTATATTAAAAGATCAGGATGGGGAAATATTTTATGATACAGATTACTGTTTCGAATATGGTAAAGCAGATATCCTGCGTATCGGAGATCAGGGAACCGTTTTCGTGTGTGGTACTCCCACGGCCAGAGCAACTAAGGCAGTTGACGCTCTGCGAGAAGAGGGAATATTTGTGGAGCTGGTTGCTGTATCTTGCCCCCTTGAAGTATCTCAAGAACTTATCATCGAAGCAGCTCGTAGAGGAGCAATTTTCAGCGTGGAAGACCATAGCATTAATGGCGGTTTGGGAACAACTATTGCCGAAGCTATTGTTACAACCGGAGTAAGTGCTAAGCTGATCCGTTGTGGTGTAGATAGCTATCCCATATCAGGCGAAGCTGAAGACCTTTTCAAAGCCTATAAGATGGATTTTGCATCTCTTAAAAAGAGATTTAGAGAACAACTTCAATAATCTTTCCGCAAGTATGATCTCCGAATGCACGGTGTATTTTCAGTTATTAACCCTATAAACCAT
The window above is part of the Candidatus Cloacimonadota bacterium genome. Proteins encoded here:
- a CDS encoding peptidylprolyl isomerase is translated as MLENLRKKQKVIIYFVAIIFILGMGAIGVVEIFTPKPYVGKVAGTKISFEMYQAKIQEVYARHTESNPNQAVDDNTRRNLENQAWQELVDEIIWDQQIKKHKIKIKEEEILTEMQNNPPQELMQNPSLQTNGRFDNTKYLGALKNDPNFFLVLEDYYKSYLPRKRLQDKIKAEAGITIDSLKADYMKDNDIVDGRMIFFDYNTITDVKASDEEIKKYYDEKKEEEYKKGPASRMKYFIFDDSPSKADIEEAQKTANQIAARAKAGEDFAQLAMDYSTDPGSGQNGGSLGVFGKGQMVPEFEEAAFALKEGEISNPVKSDFGWHIIRLDRIVSTSADKPQIEASHILISIEASEETKANIENRAMEAQEMLKKKNPEEVAKAMEIEAMDSDWVAHDAQYIAGIGQHPQLIAWMSKAKTGKVSELLKDQQGRLIVGKITENVKSYYEDFEKVRARIRYELEKTEKIAQAKVKADEFAAKYSPDQYFDKAEEEGWKVFDLNKFKRGNSAPGIGVSQIFADEALKLEEGEMTPVIHDPKGSYIILATSRTKPDMEAFEKDTEKQDELREKLENMAFSRWYQQTREAAKIEDRRAEYGL
- a CDS encoding transketolase; translated protein: MSKTDLINKISKQAKVARQAILYMTTLAGSGHPGGSMSSIDIMLCIYNTMRHNPDFPAWEERDKMVVSIGHISPAVYSCLGIMGYFPLENAIANFRQFGSIFEGHIERDVPGVEWSSGNLGQGLSAATGFAIASKIKKLGSSVFVMMGDGEQQKGQLSEARRFAAKYKLNNLTAVVDYNQLQISGSIHDVMPQNIRKNWESDGWQVMEVNGHDISLILQTLEDARNIDKPVMILAHTVMGKGVGFMENKAKYHGSTLSIEQCAEALAELGVANELDKYQSIRNSFKIVEHQPKLDFHPNLELKPGKPILYSSESDCRSAWGKAIADLGKLNETSENPIVIVDCDLASSVKTADFRDAIPQRFLQSGIMEHHAAVMSGAISTMGIQCFWSDFGVFGIDETYNMQRLNDINHANLKTVVTHVGIDVGEDGKTHQCIDYIAQARNLFDTKIICPADANQTDRIIRWLIDKPGNYMVAMGRSKLPILKDQDGEIFYDTDYCFEYGKADILRIGDQGTVFVCGTPTARATKAVDALREEGIFVELVAVSCPLEVSQELIIEAARRGAIFSVEDHSINGGLGTTIAEAIVTTGVSAKLIRCGVDSYPISGEAEDLFKAYKMDFASLKKRFREQLQ
- the glmM gene encoding phosphoglucosamine mutase, which codes for MSKLMTSVSGVRGIYGETLTPPIVQKYIASFVKIQKQAYHKGRIIVGRDSRTTGKAMLHNIIATIISMGLDVTDLGIVSTPTVLLAVEESDAIGGIAITASHNPPEWNAMKFIDKDGMFLAPPKAAAFLDSVEEKPIWVDWRAVGSLSVDKNATTRHIEKILKIPYLNLELIRERKLKVVLDSVNGAGGLISPLLLEALGCTVIGINSEPTGLFAHPAEPLNHNLHQLEEAVKIHNADLGFATDPDVDRLSIVDENGNCIGEELSVVLAQSFVLPKKHGDIVVNLSTSMLSDDMAAKYNVRVYRTKVGEINVGKKMQEIGAAIGGEGNGGIICPEVHYTRDAPAGMALVLGLLCESGKKVSELVADLPKYYFAKNKIELSAAMMDAAMARVPQILAGYEIDDQDGIKGVKDKHWIHIRKSGTEPIIRVYVESESQALSNELCDDTIAKLKA
- a CDS encoding RNA methyltransferase → MPQIERISKAKIAELAKLKHKKYRTEYKRVVVEGFRLIKQLNEFGIKPLELYSTSLESHPDLCSKQSLCRPQDLKRICNSDHPADLAALYPTPATSSKPFKRALYLDCVSDPGNLGTIFRAVSTFGINAVLLSKDSCEIANPKVIRASMGAVYTTNWQYLDYAELLNFQCRKVVLDMQGKTALPQYCPTPEPEIYIFGSEAHGISDLLKANADESIFIPMQGKMESLNLAMSVAILCYHLFTKRL
- a CDS encoding T9SS type A sorting domain-containing protein → KIGWLSLVNAVIGNDNEAPDSPQLINHSQRHGKLIVSFTPPTDPDSLYYHVQSDHADFYYETTAYSSTVTITFPINGSGEYNIYAIDRSGNRSVPLNNNYTYKTPIQSIYSRPNPIRSKSQAYLDWYIDDWQEDTLTLSIYSIRGQRVLRHVFANTLKYAGSLVLSDIPGFASLNAGVYIIELKSNGKSMKCKLTIL